The nucleotide window CCTCCTGCCTCAAAACCTAGAACTCTGTACCATATCAGACTAGGAAACGCCATCACATCATATTGTCTGAGATTAAAAAGTGAATCTTTAAATTCCATGAGTAATACTGAAGAACTGAAGCAATTAATTGTTACTTATGTTAACAGTAAAAATACAGGTTATGCCATTATGATTAATGGGGAGTGGGGGGCAGGTAAAACCTATTTTTGGAAAACTGTTATTGAACCTTATTTAACTGATATAGATAAAAAAACGGTTTATATTTCTCTTTATGGGTTAGATAATTTAGAACAAATTATCAATTTAATTAGTCTGGAGTTATTACCCTCTTATAAAAATGAATTAACTCAAGCGGCTGACTCAGCCTTAAATATCACCTTGAAATTTTTAAATATTGATCCAGGAATTAAAGATAAAGCAGTAGATTTACTGCGAGAGCAAAAGTTATCTAAAAATTTAAGTAATTTTGTTTTATGTTTTGATGATTTAGAAAGATCAAGTTTAAATATTCAAGAAATTTTCGGGTATATTAATCAATTTGTTGAGCATTATCATTTTAAAACGATTTTGATTTGTAATGAAAAAGAATTTAAAATTAAGAATTCTGACTATCAACAAACCAAAGAAAAGTTAATTGCTTATACATTCTATTTTAACCCCTCTTTAGAAGAAAGAGTTAATCAACTCATTCAATTAACTGAACATCAAGAAGATTTTAGAGAATATGCTGACTTGATTATTTCTTTAATTAAAGCGAGTGATACTTATAATCTTAGATTGATCAAAATTGCTTTTGTTATTGCTAATACAGTTTTTACCTATCTAAAAGAGTTTAAAGAGTATGAAAATTTACCCGACACCATTAAACCTGAGATTTTAATCTTTATTTTTAGTGTTAACTTAGAGTTTAGAAAAGGTGAAGCAGACTTAAACCAGCTTGAACAATGGGTAATCAAAGGATATGATTTTACTGACTCAATCTTAACTCAAGAGTCAACTTATTTATCAAAATTTATTAAACAATATTATAGTCAAAGTAATCTAGTTATCCCGACTCCTTTTTTATCGATTTATAATTACCTGATTAAAGGATATTTTAATTTAGATTTATTTTATCAAGAATTAGATAAATTTAAGGGTAAACATCCTAGCCTTAAAATTCTATTTTTAGAAGACATAAAACTTCTATCCGATGAAGAATTTTATCAAACAGCACAAGACTATTTAGATGAGTTACATTCAGATCAGATTAATCAACCTATTCTTTTAATTAAACTCTCAAATAAATTGATTAAGTTTTCAGAAATGGGTTTATATAATTTATCTGCTGAGAAAATTTATAATATTTTTAAAGATTCTATCAAACGTTTAGAAGAAAATAGTCAACTCCAGTATCAAGATTTAAAAAATGAGCCATTTTTATTTTACCATGAACCCAAAAGTCAATATTATCACGATTTTAAAGAGATAATTATAGAAGCTAATACAAAAATTTATCAAAAACAAGTCACTGAGAAAGCTAATAAATTAATTAATTTACTTAAAAATGATCCTAAGATTTTTTTTACAGAAGTGCAACAGTATAATGATATTCCTCTTTTTCAATCTTTTGATATTTCACAATTATTTCATTTAATTATTAACTTAAAAAATCAATATATTTATCAATTTTATTTATTATAAATAGATATTCTCATATTAATCAAAATTTATTAGTAGAAACAGGAGCAATTAAACAATTAACAGAACTTCTTAAAACCGAAATTGAAAATCGAGATAAAAAACCGAGTACCTACTGGCTAACTCTATTAAATAAAGAACTTGAAAAAATATACCAAAGACTAACAAACTAGGTTCGTAGTAGGGCTTTAGCCCTATTAAATTTTG belongs to Gloeothece citriformis PCC 7424 and includes:
- a CDS encoding P-loop NTPase fold protein, encoding MSNTEELKQLIVTYVNSKNTGYAIMINGEWGAGKTYFWKTVIEPYLTDIDKKTVYISLYGLDNLEQIINLISLELLPSYKNELTQAADSALNITLKFLNIDPGIKDKAVDLLREQKLSKNLSNFVLCFDDLERSSLNIQEIFGYINQFVEHYHFKTILICNEKEFKIKNSDYQQTKEKLIAYTFYFNPSLEERVNQLIQLTEHQEDFREYADLIISLIKASDTYNLRLIKIAFVIANTVFTYLKEFKEYENLPDTIKPEILIFIFSVNLEFRKGEADLNQLEQWVIKGYDFTDSILTQESTYLSKFIKQYYSQSNLVIPTPFLSIYNYLIKGYFNLDLFYQELDKFKGKHPSLKILFLEDIKLLSDEEFYQTAQDYLDELHSDQINQPILLIKLSNKLIKFSEMGLYNLSAEKIYNIFKDSIKRLEENSQLQYQDLKNEPFLFYHEPKSQYYHDFKEIIIEANTKIYQKQVTEKANKLINLLKNDPKIFFTEVQQYNDIPLFQSFDISQLFHLIINLKNQYIYQFYLL